Below is a genomic region from Litorilinea aerophila.
CGCACTACATCTGGTGGAACCTGTCGGCGAATTTCTGCCGGGATTTACCCTGCTTCGCCCGTTCTCATCCGCCGGACAGGGCAGGCAAGATGAAGACATGGTCGCCCGCCTGGAGGCGGGTATCCAGCCCCTGCAGGCCGCGGATGTCCTCCTCGTTCACGAAGATCAGGACGTGCTCCACCGGTTCGCCCTTTTCGTCCAGGATCTGGGGTTCCAGGGCCTTGTAGCGGCGGAGGAGCCCCTGGATGAGGGAGCGGACGGTGCGGGCCTGGATGGGCCGCGCTTCGTACTGCTCGATGCCGCCGGTGAAGTGCAGCAGCGGCCCGCTGAGCTGGAGGATGACCCGGTCGCTGAGGTCCACCTCCTCCACCTCGGTGCCCAGGGCGATGGCCTTCAGCTCCTCGTCGCTGTGGTTGTCGCAGAAGTCCCGGAAGGTGTAGCGGGCGGCCGCGCCATTGGATTGGGCCCGCCGCTCTGTCAGCCAGGCCTCCACCAGCCGCATCACCACCTCGGTGGCCTGCTCACTGGGGATGCGCCGCAGCAGCGGTTTGCCGATGGCAGCCTCGTTGCCCAGACCACCCCGCAGGGAGATGTCGTAGGCCTCGATCCGCTCGCCGTTCTCGGCCTGGATGGACGTCCCCTGGAGGCCGATGTTGCCCACCCAGTGATGGGCGCAGGCGTGGGGGCAGCCATCCACGTAGAGGCTCAGCCCCTCTTCCACCTCGTCGCCGAAGCGCCGGTCCAGCTCCTCCAGGATCTCCTGGGCCTTGTTCTTGGTCTCGGCCACGGAGTAGTTGCAGTAGCGGTGGTCGGTGCAGGCCACCGAATGGCCAAAGACCCGGTTACGCTTCAGGCTGAAGCCGATTTCCTCCACCTGGGCTTCGACCCAGCCCAGCCGCGCCTCTGGGATGTCCGCCAGGATGAAGTTTTGCTGGCGGGTGAACCGGGCGTGACCGCCCACCTCATCCAGCACGTCGGCCAGCTGCTGGAGCTGGGTGCCAGAAACCCAGCCCTGGGGCACCGCGTAGCCCATGCTGAAGAGTCCCTCCTGCTTCTGGGCATGGACACCCAGATGGGCCAGGTCGCCGGGAACCGGCTCGGGCGCCGCCAGCTCCTGGAAGCGCCGCCCCATGCGCTCCTCCACCATGGCCCGCACCGCGTCCGGGCCGTAGTCATCCACCAGGAACTTCAGGCGGGACTTGGGCCGGCTCAGGCGGTAGGTGAGGTCCTCCCGCCAGATGTCCAGCAGGGTCTGCAGGACGGCGATGGCCTGATCCTCGGGGACGAACATGCGCAGGTCCCGGGAGAGGCGGGGCGTGGAGGAGAGACCGCCCCCCACCCGGACGGTGAAGCCCGGCTGTCCCTCGTGGATCACGGCCAGGAACGCCACGTCGTGGAAGTGGGGGCCGCTGCACTGGTGGGGGCAGGCGCTGAAGGTCAGCTTGAACTTGCGGGGCAGGTCGGAATAGGTGCGGTTGCCGGTGAAGAACTGGTGCGCCTGGTCGATGTAGGGCCGCACGTCGAAGACCTCCTCCGGCTGAATGCCGCTCAAGGGGCAGCCGGTGATGTTCCGCACGGTGTCGCCTTCGGCGCCGGTGGTGGTGAGGCCGGTGTCCTGGATGGCCTGCAGCACATCGGGCAGGTGTTCCAGGCGGACGTGGTGGAGCT
It encodes:
- a CDS encoding MoaD/ThiS family protein produces the protein MATRIQLGNDVSWELVYKRNNVERLKRDKFPLGIVDELPQMIETGYEDIPEEDMVRLYWYGIAHDKPKVGTFMVRLKVPCGIVTPAQMRGVGLISERYGDNYGELTTRMGIQLHHVRLEHLPDVLQAIQDTGLTTTGAEGDTVRNITGCPLSGIQPEEVFDVRPYIDQAHQFFTGNRTYSDLPRKFKLTFSACPHQCSGPHFHDVAFLAVIHEGQPGFTVRVGGGLSSTPRLSRDLRMFVPEDQAIAVLQTLLDIWREDLTYRLSRPKSRLKFLVDDYGPDAVRAMVEERMGRRFQELAAPEPVPGDLAHLGVHAQKQEGLFSMGYAVPQGWVSGTQLQQLADVLDEVGGHARFTRQQNFILADIPEARLGWVEAQVEEIGFSLKRNRVFGHSVACTDHRYCNYSVAETKNKAQEILEELDRRFGDEVEEGLSLYVDGCPHACAHHWVGNIGLQGTSIQAENGERIEAYDISLRGGLGNEAAIGKPLLRRIPSEQATEVVMRLVEAWLTERRAQSNGAAARYTFRDFCDNHSDEELKAIALGTEVEEVDLSDRVILQLSGPLLHFTGGIEQYEARPIQARTVRSLIQGLLRRYKALEPQILDEKGEPVEHVLIFVNEEDIRGLQGLDTRLQAGDHVFILPALSGG